Proteins co-encoded in one Athene noctua chromosome 34, bAthNoc1.hap1.1, whole genome shotgun sequence genomic window:
- the SH3BP5L gene encoding SH3 domain-binding protein 5-like, with protein sequence MGDAEERLVWGTNGGDGRQTPPGQLGVTPGGDEAEAGAAVLEGACEGEEPRTPPKVVEEEEEEEEEELDPRIQEELEHLNQANEEINRVELQLDEARTAYRRILSESARKLNAQGSQLGNCIEKARPYYEARRLAKEAQQETQKAALRYERAVSMHNAAREMVFVAEQGVMADKNRLDPTWQEMLNHATCKVNEAEEERLRSEREHQRVTQLCQQAEAKVQALQKSLKRVIVKSKPYFELKAQFNQILEEHKAKVTALERLVSQAKTRYSVALRNLEQISEQIHARRLQRLIVRRASPVGAETSPQHAGTEGGDTNLRAEGPPSDNLSVLSLQTIASDLQKFDSVEHLLGLSDATSLNNDELEEREQRRGGPGHFKHHRSISL encoded by the exons ATGGGGGACGCGGAGGAGAGGCTGGTTTGGGGGACAAACGGAGGGGACGGACGGCAAACGCCTCCCGGGCAGCTGGGGGTCACCCCGGGAGGGGACGAGGCCGAGGCGGGGGCAGCTGTTTTGGAGGGTGCGTGCGAGGGTGAGGAGCCCAGGACACCCCCAAAAGTggtagaagaggaggaggaggaggaggaggaagagctggaTCCCAGGATACAG gaggagctggagcaTCTCAACCAGGCCAACGAGGAGATCAACCGGGTGGAGCTCCAGCTGGAT GAAGCCCGCACCGCGTATCGCCGGATCCTCTCCGAATCCGCTCGGAAACTCAACGCTCAGGGCTCCCAGTTGGGCAACTGCATCGAGAAAGCTCGTCCTTACTACGAAGCCAGACGTTTGGCTAAAGAG GCTCAGCAGGAGACGCAGAAAGCGGCGCTGCGCTACGAGCGCGCCGTCAGCATGCACAACGCCGCCCGCGAGATGGTTTTTGTGGCCGAGCAAGGCGTCATGGCTGATAAAAACCGCCTGGATCCCACCTGGCAGGAGATGCTCAACCACGCCACGTGCAAA GTCAACGAAGCGGAGGAAGAGCGGCTGCGGAGCGAACGGGAGCACCAACGCGTCACCCAGTTGTGTCAACAAGCCGAAGCCAAGGTTCAAGCCCTCCAGAAATCCCTCAAGCGCGTCATCGTGAAAAGCAAACCTTATTTTGAGCTGAAAGCCCAGTTTAACCAGATTCTGGAG GAGCATAAAGCCAAAGTGACGGCGCTGGAGCGGTTGGTTTCCCAAGCCAAGACTCGTTACTCGGTAGCCCTCCGGAATTTGGAACAAATCAGCGAACAGATCCACGCGCGGCGCCTCCAACGTCTCATCGTACGACGCGCGTCGCCCGTAGGAGCCGAAACCAGCCCTCAACACGCCGGTACCGAGGGGGGGGACACAAATTTAAGGGCCGAGGGCCCCCCGAGTGACAACCTTTCGGTCCTCAGCCTCCAAACCATCGCCTCCGACCTCCAGAAGTTCGATTCGGTCGAACATTTATTGGGTTTGTCGGATGCCACCAGCCTCAACAACGATGAGTTGGAGGAGCGGGAACAacgccggggggggccggggcactTTAAACATCATCGTAGTATCAGTCTTTAG
- the LOC141972550 gene encoding uncharacterized protein LOC141972550, translating into MLKGPPGSKSDPALAKAEPVSDWTYGEDPQEDTTQPPRTSRQKEHKCEHCGKVFTWGSTLRVHQRTHTGERPYKCQDCGKSFRESGRLLRHQRTHTPEPPYSCLECGKIFSRRSFLIPHQRIHTGEKPFTCHECGKGFRVGSALNKHQRIHTGEKPYKCSDCGRRFRLTSTLSAHRKIHTGEKPYVCLVCGKTFRLSTYLVAHEATHSLDNPFRCLACGKSFSLRRYLAIHQRIHTGEKPFKCSVCGKGFSRRSILIVHQRVHTGEKPYKCPECGKSFIMSSDLVAHRRIHSGEKPYNCLNCDKSFRLSSHLTRHQRSHTGERPYKCLDCGQSYTDSSGLIKHKKIHPGEGRYKCPYCSKSFHAKSTLVLHRATHVGERPYRCSKCEKTFSHSATLLKHQRIHTGERPFKCPDCEKCYNDGSTLRRHRRSHTEEKPFKCPTCGECFGAVEALLKHQRFHTEGRPYRCSDCGKNFHSNFLLVTHRRIHTGERPYTCPICNKTFRQASHCTRHREIHQRPTAGVEKGKTSLHQVQKDKTRPKAGAEAGRDDQSTNPDGASAAQQ; encoded by the exons atgctcaaaggTCCCCCCGGATCCAAGTCAGacccagctctggccaaggccgagccagttAGCGACT ggacgtacggtgaAGACCCTCAGGAAGACACAACCCAGCCACCGAGGACCTCAAGACAGAAGGAgcacaagtgtgagcactgtgggaaggtcttcaccTGGGGGAGCACCCTGAGAGTTCACCAACggacccacacgggagagaggccctacaagtgccaggactgtgggaagagcttcagggaAAGTGGGAGACTTCTgcgtcaccagaggacaca CACCCCGGAGCCCCCCTATAGCTGTTTGGAGTGCGGGAAGATTTTCAGTCGAAGGTCCTTCCTCATCCCCCACCAGCGCATCCACACGGGTGAAAAACCCTTCACCTGCCACGAGTGCGGGAAGGGTTTCCGAGTTGGGTCGGCTCTCAACAAGCATCAACGGATCCACACGGGCGAGAAACCCTACAAGTGCTCGGACTGCGGGAGGCGTTTCCGTCTCACCTCCACCCTCAGCGCCCATCGGAAGATCCACACCGGGGAGAAACCTTACGTCTGCCTCGTTTGCGGGAAGACGTTTCGGTTGAGTACGTATCTGGTGGCCCACGAAGCCACCCACAGCTTGGACAATCCCTTTCGGTGTCTCGCGTGCGGGAAGAGCTTCAGCTTGAGACGGTACTTGGCCATTCACCAGCggatccacacgggagagaaaCCGTTCAAGTGCTCGGTGTGCGGGAAAGGCTTCAGCCGGAGATCGATCCTGATTGTTCACCAGCGGGTTCACACCGGGGAAAAACCCTACAAATGCCCCGAATGCGGGAAGAGCTTCATCATGAGTTCAGACCTCGTCGCCCATCGGAGGATCCACAGCGGGGAGAAACCCTACAACTGTCTCAACTGCGATAAAAGCTTTCGGTTGAGCTCCCACCTTACGAGACACCAGCGAAGCCACACCGGGGAGAGACCGTATAAATGTCTGGATTGTGGGCAAAGCTACACAGACAGCTCCGGCCTCATCAAACACAAGAAGATCCAC CCAGGGGAGGGACGTTATAAATGTCCCTATTGTAGCAAGAGCTTCCACGCCAAGTCAACTCTGGTCCTTCACCGGGCCACCCACGTCGGAGAGAGACCCTATAGGTGCTCCAAGTGCGAGAAGACCTTCAGCCACAGCGCGACCCTACTGAAACACCAACGGATCCACACGGGGGAGAGACCCTTCAAGTGTCCCGACTGCGAGAAGTGCTACAACGATGGCTCAACCCTTCGGAGACACCGGAGAAGCCACACCGAGGAGAAACCCTTTAAGTGTCCCACTTGCGGGGAATGTTTCGGTGCCGTCGAGGCTCTCCTGAAGCACCAGCGGTTCCACACCGAGGGGAGGCCTTACAGATGTTCCGACTGCGGGAAAAATTTCCATTCTAATTTTCTCCTCGTCACCCACCGACGGATCCACACGGGAGAAAGACCCTACACCTGCCCCATCTGCAACAAAACCTTCCGCCAAGCTTCCCACTGCACGAGGCACCGGGAGATTCACCAGAGGCCCACGGCCGGCGTGGAGAAAGGAAAGACCTCGCTGCACCAGGTGCAGAAAGATAAGACCCGGCCTAAAGCGGGAGCGGAGGCGGGACGCGATGATCAATCAACGAATCCGGATGGTGCTTCCGCAGCTCAACAATAA